Proteins encoded together in one Camelina sativa cultivar DH55 chromosome 9, Cs, whole genome shotgun sequence window:
- the LOC104711994 gene encoding FKBP12-interacting protein of 37 kDa-like codes for MEFSLQDDDFGGDYSAAANASRASGNKRSFGDLEDDEDDIFGSKKGRTKVEEAAPGVATGMILSLRESLQNCKDDLASCQNELESAKTEIQKWKSAFQNESFVPAGKSPEPRFLIDYIQNLKSSERSLKEQLEIAKRKEASCIVQYAKREQEMAELKSAIRDLKSQLKPASMQARRLLLDPAIHEEFSRLKNLVGEKDKKINELQDHVAALAFTTQSKMGKMLMAKCKTLQEENEEIGHQAAEGKIHELAMKLTMQKSQNAELRSQFEGLFKHMEELTNDVERSNETVIILQEKLEEKEKEIARVKKGMEIVVPDVVVSDNKNDEVVEIDEDAKEIDGGE; via the exons ATGGAGTTTTCCTTACAAGACGACGATTTCGGAGGAGATTATTCCGCTGCTGCAAATGCCTCCAGGGCTTCAG GTAATAAAAGAAGCTTCGGTGATCttgaagacgatgaagatgatatcTTCGGATCAAAAAAG GGTCGAACTAAAGTGGAGGAAGCAGCACCTGGTGTTGCTACTGGGATGATTCTGTCACTCCGAGAGag TCTTCAGAATTGTAAAGATGATCTTGCTTCATGTCAA AATGAGCTCGAATCAGCGAAGACAGAGATTCAGAAGTGGAAATCAGCGTTTCAGAACGAGTCCTTTGTTCCTGCTGGAAAATCTCCTG AACCTAGATTTCTGATTGACTATATCCAAAACCTTAAATCGTCTGAGAGATCTTTGAAAGAACAG TTAgaaattgcaaaaagaaaagaagcttcATGCATTGTACAATATGCAAAACGGGAACAGGAAATGGCAGAGTTGAAG TCAGCTATTCGTGATTTGAAATCTCAACTCAAGCCAGCGTCAATGCAG GCGAGGAGGTTGTTGCTGGATCCAGCAATTCATGAAGAATTTTCACGCCTGAAG AATCTAGTTGGGGAAAAAGACAAGAAGATAAATGAACTCCAGGATCATGTTGCAGCACTTGCTTTTACTACTCAAAGCAAGATGGGAAAAATGCTTATGGCAAAATGCAAAACCCTGCAAGAGGAAAACGAGGAGATTGGGCACCAAGCTGCTGAAGGAAAG ATTCATGAACTAGCGATGAAGCTTACAATGCAGAAGTCTCAAAACGCAGAACTCAGAAGTCAATTTGAAG GACTGTTCAAACACATGGAGGAATTAACAAATGATGTTGAGAGATCAAACGAAACG GTAATAATATTGCAAGAGAAAttggaagagaaggagaaggagatagCGAGAGTAAAGAAAGGGATGGAAATTGTTGTGCCTGATGTTGTAGTAAGTGACAACAAGAATGATGAAGTTGTTGAAATTGATGAAGATGCAAAAGAAATTGATGGTGGAGAATAG
- the LOC104711997 gene encoding uncharacterized protein LOC104711997, translating to MEGRRITASPRPCSGRRVVAKKRSRPDGFVNSVKKLQRREISSRKDRAFSISTAQERFRNMRLVEQYDTHDPKGHCLVALPFLMKRTKVIEIVAARDIVFALAHSGVCAAFSRETNKRICFLNVSPDEVIRSLFYNKNNDSLITVSVYASDNFSSLKCRSTRIEYILRGQPDAGFALFESESLKWPGFVEFDDVNGKVLTYSAQDSVYKVFDLKNYTMLYSISDKNVQEIKISPGIMLLIFKRAISHVPLKILSIEDGTVLKSFNHLLHRNKKVDFIEQFNEKLLVKQENENLQILDVRNAELMEVSRAEFMTPSAFIFLYENQLFLTFRNRNVSVWNFRGELVTSFEDHLLWHPDCNTNNIYITSDQDLIISYCKADTEDQWIEGNAGSINISNILTGKCLAKITPSSGPPKEDESSSSCAGKNSKQRRNAVAEALEDITALFYDEERNEIYTGNRHGLVHVWSN from the exons ATGGAAGGAAGAAGGATTACAGCAAGCCCTAGACCTTGTAGTGGAAGAAGAGTTGTGGCTAAGAAAAGGTCTCGACCCGATGGGTTCGTCAACAGCGTTAAGAAGCTTCAACGTAGAGAAATCTCATCTCGCAAGGATCGAGCTTTCTCTATTAGCACTGCCCAGGAGAGATTTCGTAACATGCGTCTCGTG GAGCAATATGATACACACGATCCAAAGGGACATTGTTTAGTTGCATTACCGTTTTTGATGAAAAGAACTAAAGTTATCGAGATTGTCGCTGCAAGGGACATTGTCTTTGCTCTTGCTCATTCAGGTGTCTGTGCAGCTTTTAGTAGAG AGACGAACAAAAGAATATGCTTTTTGAATGTTAGTCCAGATGAAGTCATCAGGAGCTTGTTCTACAACAAGAACAATGATTCTCTCATCACAGTTTCGGTTTATGCTTCAGACAATTTCAGCTCTTTGAAATGCAGATCCACTAGAATTGA GTATATTCTGAGAGGTCAGCCCGATGCAGGGTTTGCCCTTTTTGAGTCTGAATCATTAAAGTGGCCTGGATTTGTAGAGTTTGATGATGTCAATGGAAAAGTGCTGACTTATTCTGCGCAGGACAG TGTGTACAAGGTTTTTGATCTGAAAAACTATACCATGCTATATTCGATATCAGATAAAAATGTCCAAGAAATAAAGATCAG TCCAGGGATAATGTTATTGATCTTCAAGAGAGCTATCAGTCATGTTCCTCTGAAGATTCTGTCAATAGAAGATGGCACAGTTCTCAAGTCCTTCAATCATTTGCTCCACCGAAACAAGAAAGTTGATTTCATTGAACAATTCAATGAGAAACTTCTTGTTAAGCAAGAGAATGAGAATCTTCAAATTCTTGAC GTAAGAAATGCTGAGCTAATGGAAGTTAGTAGAGCGGAGTTCATGACACCATCTGCGTTCATATTTCTGTATGAGAACCAGTTGTTTCTGACATTCAGGAATCGAAACGTTTCTGTTTGGAATTTTCGCGGAGAGCTCGTGACTTCCTTTGAGGACCATCTTCTATGGCATCCAGACTGTAACACAAATAATATCTACATAACAAGTGATCAAGATCTGATCATCTCGTACTGCAAAGCAGATACCGAAGATCAGTGGATAGAAGGAAATG CGGGATCAATCAATATCAGCAATATATTGACTGGGAAGTGCTTAGCTAAAATAACACCAAGCAGTGGACCTCCAAAAGAAGATGAGAGCAGTAGCAGTTGCGCGGGGAAGAactcaaagcaaagaagaaatgCGGTAGCTGAAGCTTTAGAAGACATAACGGCTCTTTTCTATGACGAGGAACGCAATGAGATATACACAGGAAACAGACACGGCCTTGTTCATGTGTGGTCCAATTGA